One genomic segment of Candidatus Methanosuratincola sp. includes these proteins:
- the hemC gene encoding hydroxymethylbilane synthase, protein MTVRVGTRGSKLAILQAEYVLGRLREICDEDLSIVKIRTSGDIGGPSRLQKLGTGIFEKEVDEALLRGEVDLAVHSMKDVPTSIHDGLVVAAIASHDYESIASLPEGGIVGTSSPRRAAQIKSLRRDLQVASLRGNVDTRIRRLKEGAFQGIIVAEAALARMGIMDVKMERLPTDLIPTSPGQGALAVIARKGDSRMLELVSKINSEDSMEEVVAERAFLRRLGCGCSSPVGCTATVSGPRLIISCGLYSIDGAWSRTFKFDFPRGDPELCGIDAADRVLSDCDVARFWRGGR, encoded by the coding sequence ATGACCGTAAGGGTTGGGACGCGCGGGTCCAAGCTCGCAATATTGCAGGCAGAATATGTCTTGGGCAGGCTCAGGGAGATCTGCGATGAAGATTTGTCGATAGTCAAGATAAGGACGTCTGGCGACATTGGCGGTCCTTCGAGACTGCAAAAACTCGGAACTGGGATATTCGAGAAAGAGGTCGACGAGGCACTACTGAGGGGCGAGGTTGACTTGGCGGTTCACAGCATGAAGGATGTGCCGACCTCGATACATGATGGCTTGGTCGTTGCAGCGATCGCCTCTCATGATTACGAAAGCATCGCATCCCTGCCTGAGGGAGGGATCGTGGGGACCAGCAGCCCGAGGAGAGCCGCGCAGATAAAGTCCTTAAGGCGAGACCTGCAAGTCGCTAGCCTCAGGGGAAATGTCGACACGCGAATCAGGCGCCTTAAGGAGGGTGCGTTCCAGGGGATAATTGTCGCGGAGGCTGCCCTAGCCAGGATGGGGATAATGGACGTAAAGATGGAACGCCTCCCGACCGATCTGATCCCCACAAGCCCAGGGCAGGGGGCTCTGGCTGTCATTGCCAGGAAAGGTGATTCGAGGATGCTTGAACTTGTATCCAAAATAAACTCCGAAGATTCTATGGAAGAAGTTGTAGCAGAGAGGGCATTTTTGAGGAGGCTTGGCTGCGGCTGCTCTTCTCCTGTTGGTTGCACAGCCACTGTTTCAGGGCCCAGGTTGATCATCTCGTGCGGCCTTTACTCGATCGACGGCGCTTGGTCGAGGACGTTCAAATTTGATTTCCCTAGGGGGGACCCTGAGCTGTGTGGCATTGATGCTGCCGATAGGGTGCTGAGCGACTGCGATGTAGCCCGCTTCTGGAGGGGAGGGCGATGA
- a CDS encoding glutamate-1-semialdehyde 2,1-aminomutase — protein MKSETLFRRATSVMPGGVDSPVRRFAPFPFFTSRAKGSRIFTEDGKSLIDYCLAYGPLIFGHAPGFLAEAVARQVQEGSVYGTPHHAEVELAEEVVRSVPSISMVRFVNSGGEAAMSAIRLARAFTKRSRIIKFDGCYHGAVDPLLVDGIGPERRALSEGITEAVVGETAVIPFNDISSLDMINEDVAGVIVEPVMGNVGLVIPEEGFLRELRKACTAAGAVLIFDEVITGFRLAKGGAQQLFGVFPDLTTLGKVLGGGFPVGAFGGRKEIMELVAPQGKVYNAGTFNGNPVTMVAGLSVLRMLDGNVYSSLSKKTDGLCSGIGDILEDEGFDFRINKLGSIFTVFLTDQPVKDKASAKRARSGLFSQLHSALLENGVYFPPSQFECCFLSAAHSVDDISATLDALSKSVKAIKSGGTLP, from the coding sequence TTGAAGTCCGAGACTCTATTCAGGCGAGCTACCTCGGTCATGCCTGGCGGCGTGGACAGCCCAGTCAGGCGCTTTGCGCCCTTCCCATTCTTTACGTCCAGGGCCAAGGGCTCAAGGATCTTCACAGAGGACGGGAAGTCGCTTATTGACTACTGCCTTGCTTACGGTCCATTGATATTCGGGCATGCGCCCGGATTCTTGGCTGAAGCGGTCGCCAGGCAGGTGCAAGAGGGCAGCGTCTACGGCACCCCCCACCATGCAGAGGTGGAGCTTGCAGAGGAAGTGGTCCGTTCCGTCCCTTCGATCTCGATGGTTCGGTTCGTCAACTCCGGGGGGGAGGCTGCCATGAGCGCAATAAGGCTCGCCAGGGCATTCACAAAGAGGAGTAGGATCATAAAGTTCGACGGATGTTACCACGGCGCGGTCGATCCTTTGCTCGTGGATGGCATAGGCCCCGAAAGGCGCGCCCTCTCTGAAGGGATCACCGAGGCGGTTGTGGGAGAGACTGCAGTGATCCCCTTCAACGACATAAGCTCGCTTGACATGATCAACGAAGATGTCGCAGGGGTGATAGTGGAACCGGTGATGGGAAACGTTGGGCTTGTGATCCCTGAGGAGGGTTTCCTTAGGGAGCTAAGGAAGGCATGCACTGCTGCCGGCGCGGTCCTGATATTCGATGAAGTGATAACCGGATTCCGGCTAGCGAAAGGTGGAGCACAGCAGCTCTTTGGCGTTTTTCCCGACCTGACTACACTCGGGAAGGTGCTGGGCGGGGGTTTCCCTGTTGGGGCTTTCGGAGGGAGGAAGGAGATAATGGAGCTGGTCGCCCCCCAGGGGAAAGTTTACAATGCCGGGACTTTCAACGGGAACCCTGTCACAATGGTCGCCGGGCTAAGCGTTCTGAGGATGCTTGATGGCAACGTTTATTCCAGCTTGTCCAAAAAGACTGATGGGCTATGCTCAGGCATCGGGGACATCCTGGAAGACGAAGGGTTCGACTTCCGGATCAACAAGCTGGGATCAATATTCACCGTCTTCCTGACGGACCAGCCGGTTAAGGACAAGGCGAGTGCAAAGCGTGCAAGATCAGGCCTGTTCAGCCAGCTCCACAGCGCACTGCTGGAGAACGGAGTTTACTTCCCCCCTTCGCAGTTCGAGTGCTGCTTCCTGTCGGCGGCACACTCTGTTGACGACATCTCAGCGACACTCGATGCGCTGTCCAAGTCTGTTAAAGCAATCAAGTCTGGAGGGACCTTGCCATGA